One Microbacterium keratanolyticum DNA window includes the following coding sequences:
- a CDS encoding GntR family transcriptional regulator, giving the protein MGAQSDRPLFEQVAASVRAAIAAGRVRPGDRLPPAREIAAGLGVNLHTVLHAFQELRDEGLIEVRRGRGAIVTAAAASLADLHADVEALVARARRLGITPDTLAALIKETSA; this is encoded by the coding sequence ATGGGTGCTCAGAGCGATCGACCGCTCTTCGAGCAGGTCGCCGCCTCCGTGCGTGCCGCGATCGCCGCAGGGCGCGTACGGCCCGGCGACAGGCTGCCACCGGCCCGCGAGATCGCCGCTGGCCTGGGCGTCAACCTGCATACGGTGCTGCACGCCTTTCAAGAACTGCGAGACGAAGGACTGATCGAGGTCCGTCGCGGGAGAGGGGCGATCGTGACGGCTGCGGCCGCCTCACTCGCCGACCTGCATGCCGACGTTGAGGCCCTCGTCGCACGCGCCCGACGCCTCGGAATCACGCCCGACACCCTGGCCGCATTGATCAAGGAGACATCCGCATGA
- a CDS encoding DUF501 domain-containing protein, with amino-acid sequence MTTPPFAPPTAQEIAVVSAQLGREARGVVGIAARCVCGNPTVVATTPRLPDGTPFPTFYYLTHPAATAAMSTLEATQVMPELAALLEDDEEIAAAYRRAHEAFLADRAPFGEVPEIAGVSSGGMPTRVKCLHALAGHALAAGPGVNPIGDEALRRSRWSPERCECVTPGAALAGAETTTTG; translated from the coding sequence GTGACCACGCCTCCCTTCGCCCCGCCCACCGCCCAGGAGATCGCCGTCGTCTCGGCGCAGCTGGGACGAGAGGCCCGCGGCGTGGTGGGAATCGCCGCGCGCTGCGTCTGCGGCAACCCGACGGTCGTCGCGACGACGCCGCGGCTTCCGGACGGCACACCGTTCCCCACCTTCTACTACCTGACCCACCCGGCCGCGACGGCCGCGATGTCGACGCTCGAGGCGACCCAGGTCATGCCTGAGCTCGCCGCGCTGCTGGAGGACGACGAAGAGATCGCCGCCGCCTACCGGCGTGCGCACGAGGCTTTCCTCGCCGATCGTGCGCCCTTCGGCGAGGTCCCCGAGATCGCCGGTGTCTCTTCCGGGGGCATGCCCACGCGGGTCAAGTGCCTGCATGCGCTCGCAGGCCACGCTCTCGCGGCAGGACCCGGTGTCAACCCCATCGGCGATGAGGCGCTGCGCCGCTCACGCTGGAGCCCCGAGCGCTGCGAATGCGTCACACCAGGCGCGGCCCTTGCGGGCGCAGAGACCACGACCACGGGCTGA
- a CDS encoding FtsB family cell division protein has protein sequence MSRRPAPPSSSPRTTGRTADRSRPETGTIDVRGWVSGIRLSTFMVIMLSLVVLGAWVLVPTLGTYIEQRQKIAALEQAVHVSEERIAELKAERDRWNDPAYITTQARERLYYVKPGEIVYLVDNDLDPDALPREQEPVSGELKEREADWMPQILRTLAASGLAQTATGPETEAPAP, from the coding sequence ATGTCACGACGACCGGCTCCCCCTTCGTCGTCTCCGCGTACGACGGGCCGCACAGCGGACAGGTCTCGTCCTGAGACCGGAACGATCGACGTCCGCGGCTGGGTCAGTGGCATCCGCCTGTCGACCTTCATGGTCATCATGCTCTCGCTGGTCGTCCTCGGCGCCTGGGTGCTGGTGCCCACCCTCGGCACGTACATCGAGCAGCGGCAGAAGATCGCCGCACTGGAGCAGGCCGTCCACGTCAGTGAAGAGCGCATCGCCGAGCTCAAGGCCGAACGCGATCGCTGGAACGACCCGGCGTACATCACGACGCAGGCGCGCGAGCGCCTCTACTACGTCAAGCCCGGCGAGATCGTCTACCTCGTCGACAACGACCTCGACCCCGATGCGCTGCCTCGAGAGCAGGAGCCGGTGAGCGGCGAACTGAAAGAGCGTGAGGCCGATTGGATGCCGCAGATCCTCCGCACGCTCGCCGCATCGGGCCTCGCGCAGACCGCTACCGGGCCCGAGACCGAGGCACCCGCTCCATGA
- a CDS encoding MazG family protein, translating to MSPDGRRGTEERVPLQDAAETMRAVRERCVWSQRITHRDLVPYLIEESHELIDAIENGDRVEMREELGDLLWQVLFHAAVAAEDEDDPFTIDDVARTLSEKMVRRHPHVFGDAVARTPEEVLVHWNAAKAAEKRERRSVLDGIPRGMPALARAQKVLGRVAGPTVPPSDSPRAVASEADLGDALLALVAQARAQGWDAERALRERLAALEAEVRAAEPAGD from the coding sequence ATGAGCCCGGACGGACGGCGCGGCACTGAGGAGCGCGTTCCTCTGCAGGACGCGGCCGAGACGATGCGCGCCGTCCGTGAACGCTGCGTGTGGTCGCAGCGGATCACGCATCGGGATCTCGTGCCCTATCTGATCGAGGAATCCCACGAGCTCATCGACGCCATCGAGAACGGCGACCGCGTCGAAATGCGCGAGGAGCTCGGTGACCTGCTCTGGCAGGTGCTCTTCCATGCCGCCGTGGCTGCGGAAGACGAGGACGACCCGTTCACCATCGATGACGTCGCCCGCACTCTGAGCGAGAAGATGGTGAGGCGTCATCCGCACGTGTTCGGCGATGCCGTCGCCCGCACGCCGGAGGAGGTGCTCGTGCACTGGAATGCGGCAAAGGCCGCGGAGAAGCGCGAGCGCCGGAGTGTTCTCGATGGCATCCCCCGGGGGATGCCCGCCCTCGCGCGGGCGCAGAAGGTGCTGGGCCGCGTGGCCGGTCCGACGGTCCCGCCCAGTGATTCGCCGCGAGCGGTCGCGTCCGAAGCCGATCTCGGGGACGCGCTTCTCGCGCTCGTCGCTCAGGCCCGCGCGCAGGGCTGGGACGCGGAGCGCGCACTGCGTGAGCGCCTCGCGGCTCTCGAAGCCGAGGTTCGCGCCGCGGAGCCCGCGGGCGACTGA
- the eno gene encoding phosphopyruvate hydratase, translating to MAQIEAVGAREILDSRGNPTVEVEVLLDDGIVQRAAVPSGASTGAFEAYELRDGDKSRYGGKGVLKAVEAVIDELGPAIEGMEASEQRVIDEILIEVDGTSNKGRVGANAILGVSLAVAKAAADSSDLPLFRYLGGPNAHLLPVPLFNVINGGEHADNGIDMQEFFLAPIGADTYAESLRWGVETYHVLRSELKAAGYATGLGDEGGFAPDLPSNREGLEFLIKAIEKAGFTPGKDIALGLDVAATEFFKDGVYRLDNKDWTGPELIEYYVGLVNDFPIVTIEDALAEDDWDNWSLLTDALGKKVQLVGDDLFVTNPQRLADGIKRGVANSLLVKVNQIGTLTETFDAVSLAQRSGYTAMLSHRSGETEDTMIADLAVATNAGQIKTGAPARSERVAKYNQLLRIEEELGDAAVFAGASAFPRFSA from the coding sequence GTGGCACAGATCGAGGCTGTAGGCGCTCGCGAGATTCTCGACTCGCGCGGTAACCCGACCGTCGAGGTGGAGGTGCTTCTCGATGACGGCATCGTGCAGCGCGCCGCCGTTCCCTCCGGTGCGTCCACCGGCGCGTTCGAGGCATACGAACTTCGCGACGGCGACAAGAGCCGTTACGGCGGCAAGGGTGTCCTGAAGGCCGTCGAGGCCGTCATCGACGAGCTCGGCCCGGCGATCGAGGGCATGGAAGCCAGCGAGCAGCGCGTCATCGACGAGATCCTCATCGAGGTCGACGGCACCAGCAACAAGGGCCGCGTCGGCGCCAACGCGATCCTCGGCGTGAGCCTCGCCGTCGCCAAGGCGGCCGCAGACTCCTCCGACCTCCCGCTCTTCCGCTACCTCGGCGGTCCGAACGCGCACCTGCTGCCCGTTCCGCTGTTCAACGTCATCAACGGCGGCGAGCACGCCGACAACGGCATCGACATGCAGGAGTTCTTCCTCGCTCCGATCGGCGCCGACACCTATGCAGAGTCGCTCCGCTGGGGCGTGGAGACGTACCACGTGCTCCGCAGCGAGCTGAAGGCCGCCGGCTACGCCACGGGCCTCGGCGACGAGGGTGGCTTCGCCCCCGACCTGCCCAGCAACCGCGAAGGCCTCGAGTTCCTCATCAAGGCGATCGAGAAGGCCGGCTTCACCCCGGGCAAGGACATCGCGCTCGGCCTCGACGTCGCTGCGACCGAGTTCTTCAAGGACGGCGTCTACCGCCTCGACAACAAGGACTGGACCGGCCCCGAGCTGATCGAGTACTACGTCGGTCTCGTCAACGACTTCCCGATCGTCACGATCGAGGACGCACTCGCTGAGGACGACTGGGACAACTGGAGCCTCCTCACCGACGCCCTCGGCAAGAAGGTGCAGCTCGTCGGCGACGACCTGTTCGTCACCAACCCGCAGCGCCTCGCTGACGGCATCAAGCGCGGCGTCGCGAACTCGCTGCTCGTCAAGGTCAACCAGATCGGCACGCTCACCGAGACGTTCGACGCCGTCAGCCTCGCGCAGCGCTCGGGCTACACGGCGATGCTCTCGCACCGTTCGGGTGAGACCGAAGACACGATGATCGCCGACCTCGCCGTCGCCACCAACGCGGGTCAGATCAAGACGGGTGCGCCTGCTCGCAGCGAGCGCGTCGCGAAGTACAATCAGCTTCTGCGCATCGAAGAAGAGCTGGGCGACGCGGCGGTCTTCGCCGGCGCTTCGGCCTTCCCGCGTTTCTCCGCCTGA
- a CDS encoding helix-turn-helix domain-containing protein has protein sequence MIDQERGVLYPAQMPQLHRIPAPEAASELISWLWIPEWDLPEGVTSRQEVVAFPALNLVVMAEGIVLAGATTRRSHRDLHGSGWAVGALLTPAAAAALSDAPAELVDREVAVDAEGLRAEVAAAMSVGGAEGRTRAAQEVSAWLVSRVGEVSEAARQANRMAALLMTDATVRRADDAAARLAVSLRTLQRMAHRYVGVPPLAMIRRRRLQEAAQRLRDDPGADLAGLAAELGYADHAHLSHDFRAVLGLTPSDYRGRVSD, from the coding sequence ATGATCGATCAGGAACGCGGAGTGCTCTACCCCGCGCAGATGCCGCAGCTTCACCGAATCCCTGCGCCGGAGGCGGCGTCGGAGCTCATCTCCTGGCTGTGGATCCCGGAGTGGGATCTTCCTGAGGGCGTCACCTCGCGGCAGGAGGTCGTCGCCTTTCCTGCGTTGAACCTCGTCGTGATGGCAGAGGGGATCGTGCTCGCCGGCGCGACGACCAGGAGGAGTCATCGCGATCTGCACGGGTCCGGATGGGCGGTGGGTGCGCTGCTCACCCCGGCGGCTGCCGCGGCGCTGAGCGATGCGCCGGCGGAGCTGGTCGATCGGGAGGTCGCGGTGGATGCGGAAGGGCTGCGGGCTGAGGTGGCGGCGGCGATGTCCGTCGGCGGTGCCGAAGGGCGAACGCGTGCGGCGCAGGAGGTGTCGGCCTGGCTCGTCTCGCGCGTCGGGGAGGTGAGCGAAGCCGCGCGTCAGGCGAATCGCATGGCGGCGCTGCTGATGACGGATGCCACGGTGCGGCGCGCAGATGACGCCGCGGCCCGCCTCGCGGTGTCGCTGCGCACGCTGCAGCGCATGGCGCACCGGTACGTCGGCGTTCCTCCTCTTGCGATGATCCGGCGCCGCCGACTGCAGGAGGCGGCGCAGCGGCTGCGTGATGACCCCGGGGCCGATCTGGCTGGTCTTGCGGCCGAGCTCGGCTATGCAGATCACGCCCACCTGAGTCACGATTTCCGGGCGGTCCTCGGGCTGACGCCGAGCGACTACCGAGGCCGGGTCTCGGACTGA
- a CDS encoding APC family permease, with product MPLARVLRLRDATVIGLGSMIGAGVFAVWAPALGAAGSGILIALAVAAFVAFANATSSAQLAAVHPVAGGTYAYARAEIGPWSGFIAGWCFVVGKVASCAAMAMTFAAYAAPEGWQLPVAVIAVAMLTAVNCFGVTRTALLTRILVLVSLLGLAVVVAAGGTAVATGASPQPLPAATAYGILQGAGLLFFAFAGYARIATMGEEVTDPARTIPRAIILALAGAVTVYVLVGATVVLTLGASVLISAAPLVDVLAAAGWSAATPVVRVAAAAAALGALLALLTGIGRTSLAMARENDIPRFFARIDERWQVPRRAEIAIGVLVIGIVLLADLRGAIGFSSFGVLLYYLIANVAAFRQRPEARRYPRALQIAGALACILLVSTLPTEASLVGTGVVLAGVVYRMLRLRIRRAQSETRPR from the coding sequence ATGCCCCTTGCTCGTGTTCTCCGCCTGCGCGACGCCACAGTCATCGGGCTCGGCTCCATGATCGGGGCCGGAGTCTTCGCCGTCTGGGCGCCTGCTCTCGGCGCCGCGGGCTCCGGCATCCTCATCGCCCTCGCTGTCGCGGCCTTCGTCGCGTTCGCGAACGCGACCTCATCGGCGCAGCTCGCCGCCGTGCACCCGGTGGCCGGCGGCACCTACGCCTACGCACGGGCCGAGATCGGCCCCTGGTCGGGCTTCATCGCGGGCTGGTGTTTCGTGGTCGGCAAGGTCGCCAGCTGCGCCGCGATGGCGATGACCTTCGCCGCCTATGCCGCTCCGGAAGGGTGGCAGCTTCCCGTCGCCGTCATCGCGGTGGCCATGCTCACAGCCGTGAACTGCTTCGGCGTCACGCGTACAGCCCTCCTCACGCGGATCCTGGTCCTCGTCTCGCTGCTTGGTCTCGCGGTCGTCGTCGCGGCCGGCGGAACCGCTGTCGCGACAGGAGCCTCCCCCCAGCCACTTCCTGCCGCGACCGCCTACGGCATCCTGCAGGGAGCGGGTCTGCTGTTCTTCGCCTTCGCCGGCTATGCGCGCATCGCGACGATGGGAGAAGAGGTCACCGATCCGGCGCGCACGATCCCGCGGGCGATCATCCTCGCGCTCGCAGGTGCCGTCACCGTCTACGTCCTCGTCGGTGCGACCGTCGTGCTCACCCTCGGCGCATCGGTGTTGATATCCGCGGCACCACTCGTCGACGTTCTCGCGGCGGCCGGCTGGTCCGCTGCCACGCCCGTCGTCCGTGTGGCCGCCGCGGCCGCCGCGCTCGGGGCCCTTCTGGCGCTGCTCACCGGCATCGGTCGCACAAGTCTCGCCATGGCGCGCGAGAACGACATCCCCCGCTTCTTCGCGCGCATCGACGAACGCTGGCAGGTGCCACGGCGTGCGGAGATCGCGATCGGCGTGCTCGTGATCGGCATCGTCCTGCTCGCCGACCTGCGCGGGGCGATCGGCTTCTCCTCCTTCGGAGTGCTGCTCTACTACCTCATCGCCAATGTCGCTGCCTTCCGCCAGCGCCCGGAAGCGCGCAGGTACCCGCGCGCGCTGCAGATCGCCGGCGCTTTGGCCTGCATCCTCCTCGTCAGCACGCTGCCCACCGAGGCCTCGCTGGTCGGAACAGGCGTGGTGCTCGCCGGTGTCGTGTACCGAATGCTGCGGCTGCGCATCCGCAGGGCTCAGTCCGAGACCCGGCCTCGGTAG
- a CDS encoding VOC family protein, protein MTTGIYTDNGRPLRSSTLTPFLAIPDARGALEFYRDVFGASVQGVTEMGGMIVHADVVFPFGGMQIGEPNPEYHLVAPPTGEDDCYSIGIYVPDVDGVFEAAVAAGAQVREAPSTFVSGDRFASVRDPFGVRWSIMTRIEDISDEESARRVEEWAASFT, encoded by the coding sequence ATGACCACAGGAATCTACACAGACAATGGCCGTCCGCTGCGATCCAGCACCCTCACCCCCTTCCTCGCGATCCCCGACGCGCGCGGTGCGCTGGAGTTCTACCGCGACGTCTTCGGTGCGAGCGTGCAGGGCGTGACCGAGATGGGCGGCATGATCGTGCACGCCGATGTGGTGTTCCCGTTCGGAGGGATGCAGATCGGCGAACCCAACCCCGAGTACCACCTCGTCGCCCCGCCCACCGGCGAGGACGACTGCTACTCGATCGGGATCTACGTTCCCGACGTCGACGGGGTGTTCGAGGCAGCGGTCGCCGCAGGTGCGCAGGTACGCGAAGCGCCGTCGACATTCGTCTCGGGCGACCGTTTCGCGAGTGTTCGCGACCCGTTCGGTGTGCGGTGGTCGATCATGACCCGCATCGAAGACATCTCCGATGAAGAGAGCGCCCGCCGCGTCGAGGAATGGGCGGCATCCTTCACGTGA
- the hisS gene encoding histidine--tRNA ligase: MRDILPADKARRERVLAIIRERYRAHGFDEIETPALEEYSRLHAGIGGDNEKLAFNVLRRGLEAEAIRAGADDPAALADLGLRYDLTVPLARYYASNRGQLPGVFRAIQIGPVWRAERPQKGRYRQFMQCDIDIMGDDSARAEAELIAASLDAIDALGLEGATVRINDRRALDWMLDTFGFAPDERAGVLITIDKLDKIGPDGVAAELRERGAAASAVDAFEAFLRRPQTLEYNPFGERQIRKGLPENAPDEIVAHLVGIGEAVAASREPAPGIDPVPLVFDPFLVRGMGYYTGTIFELAHPSVDYSLGGGGRYDGMIGRFLGQQVPAVGFSIGFERIVDLVAEQQDATANAVVLVHDADVPVVELLAHKKALIDAGARVRLERRTKNFKALLERAQGDGYTAFAAVRAGDAPGALEVKPLG; the protein is encoded by the coding sequence ATGCGCGACATCCTTCCCGCCGACAAGGCGCGGCGAGAGCGCGTGCTGGCGATCATCCGCGAGCGCTATCGTGCGCACGGATTCGACGAGATCGAGACCCCGGCCCTGGAGGAGTACTCCCGGCTGCACGCGGGCATCGGCGGCGACAACGAGAAGCTCGCCTTCAACGTCCTGCGCCGCGGCCTGGAAGCGGAGGCGATCCGTGCGGGTGCCGACGACCCGGCGGCTCTGGCCGATCTGGGTCTGCGCTACGACCTGACGGTGCCCCTCGCGCGCTACTACGCGAGCAACCGCGGGCAACTCCCCGGTGTCTTCCGAGCTATTCAGATCGGCCCGGTGTGGCGCGCTGAGCGTCCGCAGAAGGGGCGTTACCGCCAGTTCATGCAGTGCGACATCGACATCATGGGCGATGACTCCGCACGCGCCGAGGCGGAGCTCATCGCGGCGTCCCTGGATGCGATCGACGCACTCGGACTCGAAGGCGCGACCGTCCGGATCAACGACCGGCGCGCCCTGGACTGGATGCTCGACACCTTCGGGTTCGCTCCGGACGAGCGCGCAGGAGTCCTCATCACGATCGACAAGCTCGACAAGATCGGTCCGGACGGCGTCGCGGCGGAGCTGCGTGAACGCGGTGCTGCCGCATCCGCCGTCGATGCCTTCGAAGCGTTCCTGCGACGTCCGCAGACGCTCGAGTACAACCCGTTCGGCGAGCGTCAGATTCGCAAGGGACTGCCCGAGAACGCGCCGGATGAGATCGTCGCGCACCTCGTCGGGATCGGCGAGGCTGTGGCCGCCTCTCGCGAGCCCGCGCCGGGAATCGACCCTGTCCCGCTCGTCTTCGATCCGTTCCTCGTGCGCGGCATGGGCTACTACACAGGCACGATCTTCGAGCTCGCGCACCCGTCGGTCGACTACTCGCTCGGCGGCGGCGGGCGCTACGACGGCATGATCGGTCGTTTCCTCGGCCAGCAGGTGCCGGCGGTCGGCTTCTCGATCGGATTCGAGCGCATCGTCGATCTGGTGGCAGAGCAGCAGGACGCCACGGCCAACGCTGTCGTGCTCGTGCACGACGCGGATGTTCCGGTGGTCGAGCTGCTCGCGCACAAGAAGGCTCTGATCGATGCGGGCGCGCGGGTGCGTCTGGAGCGTCGCACGAAGAATTTCAAGGCTCTTCTTGAGCGTGCGCAGGGCGACGGCTACACGGCTTTCGCCGCGGTGCGTGCCGGCGATGCCCCGGGAGCGCTCGAGGTTAAGCCGCTGGGCTGA
- a CDS encoding PaaI family thioesterase, producing the protein MRITPRRLAIGMSLWIPNLFSGIRVRRFSDDWTHATVELHVNVFTRNYVKTAFGGSMSAMTDPYFFMLVMHQLGRDYVVWDTKGEIEFLKPGRGVLTAEFEVSAAKAQEIRDRAHAGAPVREWFETVITDRDGDVVAKVRREVYIREKKRVTDARR; encoded by the coding sequence ATGCGCATCACACCCCGCCGCCTCGCGATCGGCATGAGCCTGTGGATTCCCAACCTCTTCAGCGGCATCCGCGTGCGCCGCTTCAGCGACGACTGGACGCACGCGACGGTGGAGTTGCACGTCAACGTCTTCACGCGCAACTACGTCAAGACGGCGTTCGGCGGCTCGATGTCGGCGATGACAGATCCCTACTTCTTCATGCTCGTGATGCACCAGCTCGGGCGCGACTACGTCGTCTGGGACACGAAGGGCGAGATCGAGTTCCTGAAGCCGGGCCGCGGCGTGCTGACCGCTGAGTTCGAGGTGTCGGCGGCGAAGGCGCAGGAGATCCGTGACCGCGCGCACGCCGGCGCACCGGTGCGCGAGTGGTTCGAGACGGTCATCACCGACCGCGATGGCGATGTCGTCGCGAAGGTGCGTCGCGAGGTCTACATCCGCGAGAAGAAGCGGGTCACCGACGCGCGACGCTGA
- a CDS encoding CPBP family intramembrane glutamic endopeptidase, protein MTDSPAHSLRTVPWGAVALFVVTACALAWLVALPLWLGEGLAAPIAPLLLPLMMWTPAVATLIVMLALRVPAKGERVRFLGLWPLRPAKRVVWLIVVGWLAPVVLIVLIVAVSALFGLAQPDFTFSAYAALLESATPARTPLPPVEALVVAQLAMVPLGALINSVAAFGEEIGWRGWLLPALRPLGTWPALVLSGAIWGLWHAPIILLGYNFGRTDITGVLFMMGGCVAWGVFFGWLRLRSGSVWPAVVGHGALNAAAGLILLLQPIGTPFDLAIVGPLGVVSWGVLAVVALVLALTGQFRTQPELALCRERVVAPPAVETPAP, encoded by the coding sequence ATGACCGATTCCCCCGCTCACTCTCTTCGGACGGTCCCGTGGGGTGCGGTCGCGCTCTTCGTCGTGACCGCCTGCGCGCTCGCCTGGCTCGTCGCACTGCCCCTCTGGCTGGGCGAGGGCCTGGCGGCACCCATCGCACCGCTGCTGCTGCCTCTCATGATGTGGACCCCTGCGGTCGCGACTCTGATCGTGATGCTCGCGCTCCGCGTTCCCGCGAAGGGGGAGCGGGTGCGGTTCCTGGGGCTGTGGCCCCTGCGCCCCGCCAAGCGCGTGGTCTGGCTCATCGTCGTCGGATGGCTTGCACCTGTCGTGCTGATCGTGCTCATCGTGGCGGTGTCCGCACTGTTCGGGCTGGCGCAGCCGGACTTCACCTTCTCGGCGTACGCTGCGCTCCTCGAATCTGCGACACCGGCGCGCACCCCACTCCCGCCCGTTGAAGCGCTGGTCGTCGCACAGCTGGCCATGGTTCCCCTCGGCGCCCTCATCAACAGCGTTGCCGCCTTCGGAGAGGAGATCGGGTGGCGCGGCTGGCTGCTGCCTGCGCTCCGTCCCCTCGGCACCTGGCCGGCGCTCGTTCTGAGCGGCGCGATCTGGGGGCTGTGGCATGCGCCGATCATCCTGCTCGGCTACAACTTCGGCCGTACCGACATCACGGGAGTGCTGTTCATGATGGGCGGCTGTGTCGCCTGGGGCGTCTTCTTCGGATGGCTGCGCCTGCGTTCGGGATCGGTCTGGCCCGCGGTCGTCGGGCACGGTGCGCTCAACGCCGCGGCCGGACTCATCCTGCTGCTGCAGCCCATCGGAACCCCGTTCGATCTGGCGATCGTCGGGCCGCTGGGCGTTGTCAGCTGGGGCGTCCTCGCCGTCGTCGCGCTCGTCCTCGCACTCACCGGTCAGTTCCGCACGCAGCCCGAGCTCGCTCTGTGTCGCGAGCGCGTGGTGGCGCCGCCTGCCGTGGAGACACCGGCGCCGTGA
- a CDS encoding O-methyltransferase, which produces MAQPTPQNWAAADELLADLLVGHDPALEATLAAQHAAGLPAIEVAPVSGKLLNLLARLGGARRVLEIGTLGGYSTIWLARAVGEAGRVVTIEAEAQNAAVARANIDAAGVGERVDIRIGRGAEVLPTLVPGFDLIFIDADKESNTLYLDWAAKLGHPGALIVLDNIGRDGEILHADSTDSKVQGTLAGLRMLGEDPRFDATALQTVGLKGWDGVALALLA; this is translated from the coding sequence ATGGCGCAACCGACACCGCAGAACTGGGCAGCGGCCGACGAACTGCTCGCTGACCTCCTCGTAGGGCACGACCCGGCGCTGGAGGCGACGCTCGCGGCGCAGCATGCCGCGGGGCTCCCGGCGATCGAGGTCGCTCCCGTCTCGGGCAAGCTCCTGAACCTGCTCGCGCGCCTCGGTGGCGCACGTCGAGTCCTGGAGATCGGAACCCTGGGTGGCTACTCCACGATCTGGCTCGCCCGCGCCGTCGGCGAGGCCGGACGTGTGGTCACGATCGAGGCGGAGGCGCAGAACGCCGCCGTGGCGCGCGCGAACATCGATGCCGCGGGGGTGGGAGAGCGGGTCGACATCCGCATCGGCCGCGGTGCCGAGGTCCTGCCGACCCTCGTGCCGGGCTTCGATCTGATCTTCATCGACGCCGACAAGGAGTCGAACACGCTCTACCTCGACTGGGCCGCGAAACTCGGCCATCCGGGGGCGCTGATCGTCCTCGACAACATTGGTCGCGACGGCGAGATCCTCCACGCCGACAGCACGGACTCCAAAGTGCAGGGCACTCTCGCAGGCCTGCGGATGCTGGGGGAGGACCCGCGATTCGACGCCACAGCCCTGCAGACCGTCGGCCTGAAAGGCTGGGACGGCGTCGCACTCGCCCTGCTCGCCTGA